A window of Silurus meridionalis isolate SWU-2019-XX chromosome 28, ASM1480568v1, whole genome shotgun sequence contains these coding sequences:
- the LOC124381326 gene encoding oxysterol-binding protein 1 isoform X3 has translation MSEPKAAAPAPGDTYKGWLFKWTNYIKGYQRRWFVLSNGLLSYYRTQAEMGHTCRGTINLATANIAVEDSCNFVISNGGAQTYHLKASSEVERQRWITALELAKAKAVHMHAESDDSGDDCASSPPIAGQGGGARNAEVQSTLRTLGSKVEDLSTCNDLIAKHGSALQRSLSELESIKPGVETSDKIRQVTERATLFRITSNAMINACRDFLSLAQAHSKRWQKALQSERDQRVRLEETLEQLAKQHNHLERAFRGATVLAPASGNTAVDIKGAAAAKGDASDDEENEFFDACEEFITVPADPKYHRSGSNVSGISSEMGMDDGTTSLDEHSLTSNPESPQSQDLEPVRKRRSRIPDKPNYSLNLWSIMKNCIGKELSKIPMPVNFNEPISMLQRLSEDLEYSELLDRAGKCQSSLEQLCYVAAFTVSSYSTTVHRTGKPFNPLLGETFELDRLQESGYRSLCEQVSHHPPAAAHHVISERGWTLRQEITVASKFRGKYLSIMPLGSIHCIFEKSNNHYTWKKVTTTVHNIIVGKLWIDQSGEIDVINHRTGDRCHLKFAPYSYFSRDVARKVTGVVTDKDGKAHYVLSGTWDEKMEFSRVMQSSRGGENGAEGRQKTVYQTLKARELWKKNPLPDGAENMYYFSSLALTLNEPEEGVAPTDSRRRPDQRLMEQGLWDEANAEKQRLEEKQRIVRREREREAAQQANAEDSEALIEDSITDSPLKTGAPQDNYNALWFEQQKDVMTGEPTHIYKGGYWEAKDLGEWHACPDIF, from the exons GACGCAGGCGGAGATGGGCCACACGTGTCGTGGCACTATAAATCTGGCCACAGCCAACATTGCGGTGGAGGACTCGTGTAACTTCGTGATCTCAAACGGAGGTGCTCAGACGTATCACCTGAAGGCGAGCTCGGAGGTGGAGAGACAGCGCTGGATCACGGCCCTGGAGCTCGCTAAGGCCAAAGCTGTGCACATGCACGCAGAGTCGG ATGACTCCGGGGACGATTGTGCCTCCTCTCCACCGATCGCAGGTCAGGGTGGTGGGGCTCGGAACGCCGAGGTCCAGTCCACGCTCAGAACTCTGGGCAGCAAAGTAGAAGATCTCAGCACGTGCAATGACCTTATCGCCAAACACGGCTCCGCCCTCCAAAG GTCCTTGTCCGAGCTGGAGAGCATTAAACCGGGTGTGGAGACGAGCGATAAAATCCGGCAGGTGACGGAGAGGGCCACGCTATTCCGCATCACGTCCAACGCCATGATCAAC gcatgtCGGGACTTCCTGTCTCTGGCTCAGGCCCACAGTAAGCGCTGGCAGAAAGCTCTCCAGTCCGAGCGGGATCAGAGGGTACGTCTGGAGGAGACACTGGAGCAGCTCGCTAAGCAGCACAACCATCTGGAGAGAGCCTTCAGAGGAGCCACAGTGCTTGCTCCTGCCTCTGGTAACACTGCAGTGGACATCAAag gCGCCGCTGCAGCGAAGGGTGACGCCAGCGATGACGAGGAGAACGAGTTTTTTGACGCGTGTGAGGAATTTATTACCGTCCCAGCCGACCCTAAATACCACAG GTCGGGCAGCAACGTCAGCGGGATCAGCAGTGAGATGGGGATGGACGACGGCACCACGTCG CTGGACGAGCATTCGCTCACATCCAACCCGGAGTCTCCTCAGTCCCAGGATTTGGAGCCggtgaggaagaggagaagtCGAATCCCAGACAAACCGAACTACTCGCTCAACCTCTGGAGCATCATGAAGAACTGCATCGGCAAAGAGCTCTCCAAAATCCCCATGCCT GTGAACTTTAACGAGCCGATCTCCATGCTGCAGCGTCTGTCCGAGGATCTGGAGTACTCCGAGCTGCTGGACCGAGCCGGCAAGTGTCAGAGCTCCCTGGAGCAGCTGTGCTACGTAGCAGCCTTCACCGTGTCGTCGTACTCCACCACCGTACACCGTACAGGAAAACCCTTCAACCCTCTGCTGGGGGAAACCTTCGAACTCGACCGCCTGCAGGAGAGTGGATACAGGTCTCTCTGTGAGCAG gtGAGTCATCATCCTCCCGCTGCAGCTCATCACGTCATCTCTGAGCGAGGCTGGACCCTGCGCCAGGAAATCACTGTGGCCAGCAAGTTCAGGGGCAAATACCTCTCCATCATGCCCCTgg GTTCTATTCACTGTATATTTGAGAAGAGTAATAATCACTACACCTGGAAGAAGGTGACCACCACCGTGCACAACATCATCGTAGGGAAGCTGTGGATCGACCAG TCAGGAGAGATTGATGTGATAAATCACAGAACAGGAGATCGCTGTCACCTCAAATTCGCTCCCTACAGCTACTTCAGCAGAGATGTGGCCAGGAAG GTCACAGGTGTGGTGACTGATAAGGACGGTAAAGCTCACTACGTGCTCTCGGGGACGTGGGATGAAAAGATGGAGTTTTCTCGTGTAATGCAGAGCAGTCGAGGAGGAGAGAACGGGGCGGAGGGACGCCAGAAAACCGTCTACCAAACGCTCAAAGCTCGAGAACTCTGGAAGAAAAATCCTCTACC AGATGGAGCAGAGAACATGTACTACTTCTCATCACTGGCACTGACGCTAAATGAGCCCGAGGAAGGCGTGGCTCCGACAGACAGTCGGCGACGCCCCGATCAGAGACTGATGGAACAGGGGCTGTGGGACGAAGCCAACGCTGAGAAACAGAGACTGGAGGAGAAACAGCGCATTGTGAGacgggagagagagcgagaggcaGCGCAGCAGGCTAATGCTGAAGACAGCGAGG CTCTCATTGAGGACTCCATAACTGACTCGCCTCTAAAAA cAGGTGCCCCGCAGGACAACTACAACGCCCTCTGGTTCGAGCAGCAGAAAGATGTGATGACAGGAGAGCCCACTCATATCTACAAGGGGGGGTACTGGGAGGCTAAAGATCTGGGCGAGTGGCACGCCTGCCCCGACATCTTCTGA
- the LOC124381326 gene encoding oxysterol-binding protein 1 isoform X4 produces MSEPKAAAPAPGDTYKGWLFKWTNYIKGYQRRWFVLSNGLLSYYRTQAEMGHTCRGTINLATANIAVEDSCNFVISNGGAQTYHLKASSEVERQRWITALELAKAKAVHMHAESDDSGDDCASSPPIAGQGGGARNAEVQSTLRTLGSKVEDLSTCNDLIAKHGSALQRSLSELESIKPGVETSDKIRQVTERATLFRITSNAMINACRDFLSLAQAHSKRWQKALQSERDQRVRLEETLEQLAKQHNHLERAFRGATVLAPASGNTAVDIKGAAAAKGDASDDEENEFFDACEEFITVPADPKYHRRSGSNVSGISSEMGMDDGTTSLDEHSLTSNPESPQSQDLEPVRKRRSRIPDKPNYSLNLWSIMKNCIGKELSKIPMPVNFNEPISMLQRLSEDLEYSELLDRAGKCQSSLEQLCYVAAFTVSSYSTTVHRTGKPFNPLLGETFELDRLQESGYRSLCEQVSHHPPAAAHHVISERGWTLRQEITVASKFRGKYLSIMPLGSIHCIFEKSNNHYTWKKVTTTVHNIIVGKLWIDQSGEIDVINHRTGDRCHLKFAPYSYFSRDVARKVTGVVTDKDGKAHYVLSGTWDEKMEFSRVMQSSRGGENGAEGRQKTVYQTLKARELWKKNPLPDGAENMYYFSSLALTLNEPEEGVAPTDSRRRPDQRLMEQGLWDEANAEKQRLEEKQRIVRREREREAAQQANAEDSEAGAPQDNYNALWFEQQKDVMTGEPTHIYKGGYWEAKDLGEWHACPDIF; encoded by the exons GACGCAGGCGGAGATGGGCCACACGTGTCGTGGCACTATAAATCTGGCCACAGCCAACATTGCGGTGGAGGACTCGTGTAACTTCGTGATCTCAAACGGAGGTGCTCAGACGTATCACCTGAAGGCGAGCTCGGAGGTGGAGAGACAGCGCTGGATCACGGCCCTGGAGCTCGCTAAGGCCAAAGCTGTGCACATGCACGCAGAGTCGG ATGACTCCGGGGACGATTGTGCCTCCTCTCCACCGATCGCAGGTCAGGGTGGTGGGGCTCGGAACGCCGAGGTCCAGTCCACGCTCAGAACTCTGGGCAGCAAAGTAGAAGATCTCAGCACGTGCAATGACCTTATCGCCAAACACGGCTCCGCCCTCCAAAG GTCCTTGTCCGAGCTGGAGAGCATTAAACCGGGTGTGGAGACGAGCGATAAAATCCGGCAGGTGACGGAGAGGGCCACGCTATTCCGCATCACGTCCAACGCCATGATCAAC gcatgtCGGGACTTCCTGTCTCTGGCTCAGGCCCACAGTAAGCGCTGGCAGAAAGCTCTCCAGTCCGAGCGGGATCAGAGGGTACGTCTGGAGGAGACACTGGAGCAGCTCGCTAAGCAGCACAACCATCTGGAGAGAGCCTTCAGAGGAGCCACAGTGCTTGCTCCTGCCTCTGGTAACACTGCAGTGGACATCAAag gCGCCGCTGCAGCGAAGGGTGACGCCAGCGATGACGAGGAGAACGAGTTTTTTGACGCGTGTGAGGAATTTATTACCGTCCCAGCCGACCCTAAATACCACAG GAGGTCGGGCAGCAACGTCAGCGGGATCAGCAGTGAGATGGGGATGGACGACGGCACCACGTCG CTGGACGAGCATTCGCTCACATCCAACCCGGAGTCTCCTCAGTCCCAGGATTTGGAGCCggtgaggaagaggagaagtCGAATCCCAGACAAACCGAACTACTCGCTCAACCTCTGGAGCATCATGAAGAACTGCATCGGCAAAGAGCTCTCCAAAATCCCCATGCCT GTGAACTTTAACGAGCCGATCTCCATGCTGCAGCGTCTGTCCGAGGATCTGGAGTACTCCGAGCTGCTGGACCGAGCCGGCAAGTGTCAGAGCTCCCTGGAGCAGCTGTGCTACGTAGCAGCCTTCACCGTGTCGTCGTACTCCACCACCGTACACCGTACAGGAAAACCCTTCAACCCTCTGCTGGGGGAAACCTTCGAACTCGACCGCCTGCAGGAGAGTGGATACAGGTCTCTCTGTGAGCAG gtGAGTCATCATCCTCCCGCTGCAGCTCATCACGTCATCTCTGAGCGAGGCTGGACCCTGCGCCAGGAAATCACTGTGGCCAGCAAGTTCAGGGGCAAATACCTCTCCATCATGCCCCTgg GTTCTATTCACTGTATATTTGAGAAGAGTAATAATCACTACACCTGGAAGAAGGTGACCACCACCGTGCACAACATCATCGTAGGGAAGCTGTGGATCGACCAG TCAGGAGAGATTGATGTGATAAATCACAGAACAGGAGATCGCTGTCACCTCAAATTCGCTCCCTACAGCTACTTCAGCAGAGATGTGGCCAGGAAG GTCACAGGTGTGGTGACTGATAAGGACGGTAAAGCTCACTACGTGCTCTCGGGGACGTGGGATGAAAAGATGGAGTTTTCTCGTGTAATGCAGAGCAGTCGAGGAGGAGAGAACGGGGCGGAGGGACGCCAGAAAACCGTCTACCAAACGCTCAAAGCTCGAGAACTCTGGAAGAAAAATCCTCTACC AGATGGAGCAGAGAACATGTACTACTTCTCATCACTGGCACTGACGCTAAATGAGCCCGAGGAAGGCGTGGCTCCGACAGACAGTCGGCGACGCCCCGATCAGAGACTGATGGAACAGGGGCTGTGGGACGAAGCCAACGCTGAGAAACAGAGACTGGAGGAGAAACAGCGCATTGTGAGacgggagagagagcgagaggcaGCGCAGCAGGCTAATGCTGAAGACAGCGAGG cAGGTGCCCCGCAGGACAACTACAACGCCCTCTGGTTCGAGCAGCAGAAAGATGTGATGACAGGAGAGCCCACTCATATCTACAAGGGGGGGTACTGGGAGGCTAAAGATCTGGGCGAGTGGCACGCCTGCCCCGACATCTTCTGA
- the LOC124381326 gene encoding oxysterol-binding protein 1 isoform X2 has protein sequence MSEPKAAAPAPGDTYKGWLFKWTNYIKGYQRRWFVLSNGLLSYYRTQAEMGHTCRGTINLATANIAVEDSCNFVISNGGAQTYHLKASSEVERQRWITALELAKAKAVHMHAESDDSGDDCASSPPIAGQGGGARNAEVQSTLRTLGSKVEDLSTCNDLIAKHGSALQRSLSELESIKPGVETSDKIRQVTERATLFRITSNAMINACRDFLSLAQAHSKRWQKALQSERDQRVRLEETLEQLAKQHNHLERAFRGATVLAPASGNTAVDIKGAAAAKGDASDDEENEFFDACEEFITVPADPKYHRRSGSNVSGISSEMGMDDGTTSLDEHSLTSNPESPQSQDLEPVRKRRSRIPDKPNYSLNLWSIMKNCIGKELSKIPMPVNFNEPISMLQRLSEDLEYSELLDRAGKCQSSLEQLCYVAAFTVSSYSTTVHRTGKPFNPLLGETFELDRLQESGYRSLCEQVSHHPPAAAHHVISERGWTLRQEITVASKFRGKYLSIMPLGSIHCIFEKSNNHYTWKKVTTTVHNIIVGKLWIDQSGEIDVINHRTGDRCHLKFAPYSYFSRDVARKVTGVVTDKDGKAHYVLSGTWDEKMEFSRVMQSSRGGENGAEGRQKTVYQTLKARELWKKNPLPDGAENMYYFSSLALTLNEPEEGVAPTDSRRRPDQRLMEQGLWDEANAEKQRLEEKQRIVRREREREAAQQANAEDSEALIEDSITDSPLKSAPQDNYNALWFEQQKDVMTGEPTHIYKGGYWEAKDLGEWHACPDIF, from the exons GACGCAGGCGGAGATGGGCCACACGTGTCGTGGCACTATAAATCTGGCCACAGCCAACATTGCGGTGGAGGACTCGTGTAACTTCGTGATCTCAAACGGAGGTGCTCAGACGTATCACCTGAAGGCGAGCTCGGAGGTGGAGAGACAGCGCTGGATCACGGCCCTGGAGCTCGCTAAGGCCAAAGCTGTGCACATGCACGCAGAGTCGG ATGACTCCGGGGACGATTGTGCCTCCTCTCCACCGATCGCAGGTCAGGGTGGTGGGGCTCGGAACGCCGAGGTCCAGTCCACGCTCAGAACTCTGGGCAGCAAAGTAGAAGATCTCAGCACGTGCAATGACCTTATCGCCAAACACGGCTCCGCCCTCCAAAG GTCCTTGTCCGAGCTGGAGAGCATTAAACCGGGTGTGGAGACGAGCGATAAAATCCGGCAGGTGACGGAGAGGGCCACGCTATTCCGCATCACGTCCAACGCCATGATCAAC gcatgtCGGGACTTCCTGTCTCTGGCTCAGGCCCACAGTAAGCGCTGGCAGAAAGCTCTCCAGTCCGAGCGGGATCAGAGGGTACGTCTGGAGGAGACACTGGAGCAGCTCGCTAAGCAGCACAACCATCTGGAGAGAGCCTTCAGAGGAGCCACAGTGCTTGCTCCTGCCTCTGGTAACACTGCAGTGGACATCAAag gCGCCGCTGCAGCGAAGGGTGACGCCAGCGATGACGAGGAGAACGAGTTTTTTGACGCGTGTGAGGAATTTATTACCGTCCCAGCCGACCCTAAATACCACAG GAGGTCGGGCAGCAACGTCAGCGGGATCAGCAGTGAGATGGGGATGGACGACGGCACCACGTCG CTGGACGAGCATTCGCTCACATCCAACCCGGAGTCTCCTCAGTCCCAGGATTTGGAGCCggtgaggaagaggagaagtCGAATCCCAGACAAACCGAACTACTCGCTCAACCTCTGGAGCATCATGAAGAACTGCATCGGCAAAGAGCTCTCCAAAATCCCCATGCCT GTGAACTTTAACGAGCCGATCTCCATGCTGCAGCGTCTGTCCGAGGATCTGGAGTACTCCGAGCTGCTGGACCGAGCCGGCAAGTGTCAGAGCTCCCTGGAGCAGCTGTGCTACGTAGCAGCCTTCACCGTGTCGTCGTACTCCACCACCGTACACCGTACAGGAAAACCCTTCAACCCTCTGCTGGGGGAAACCTTCGAACTCGACCGCCTGCAGGAGAGTGGATACAGGTCTCTCTGTGAGCAG gtGAGTCATCATCCTCCCGCTGCAGCTCATCACGTCATCTCTGAGCGAGGCTGGACCCTGCGCCAGGAAATCACTGTGGCCAGCAAGTTCAGGGGCAAATACCTCTCCATCATGCCCCTgg GTTCTATTCACTGTATATTTGAGAAGAGTAATAATCACTACACCTGGAAGAAGGTGACCACCACCGTGCACAACATCATCGTAGGGAAGCTGTGGATCGACCAG TCAGGAGAGATTGATGTGATAAATCACAGAACAGGAGATCGCTGTCACCTCAAATTCGCTCCCTACAGCTACTTCAGCAGAGATGTGGCCAGGAAG GTCACAGGTGTGGTGACTGATAAGGACGGTAAAGCTCACTACGTGCTCTCGGGGACGTGGGATGAAAAGATGGAGTTTTCTCGTGTAATGCAGAGCAGTCGAGGAGGAGAGAACGGGGCGGAGGGACGCCAGAAAACCGTCTACCAAACGCTCAAAGCTCGAGAACTCTGGAAGAAAAATCCTCTACC AGATGGAGCAGAGAACATGTACTACTTCTCATCACTGGCACTGACGCTAAATGAGCCCGAGGAAGGCGTGGCTCCGACAGACAGTCGGCGACGCCCCGATCAGAGACTGATGGAACAGGGGCTGTGGGACGAAGCCAACGCTGAGAAACAGAGACTGGAGGAGAAACAGCGCATTGTGAGacgggagagagagcgagaggcaGCGCAGCAGGCTAATGCTGAAGACAGCGAGG CTCTCATTGAGGACTCCATAACTGACTCGCCTCTAAAAA GTGCCCCGCAGGACAACTACAACGCCCTCTGGTTCGAGCAGCAGAAAGATGTGATGACAGGAGAGCCCACTCATATCTACAAGGGGGGGTACTGGGAGGCTAAAGATCTGGGCGAGTGGCACGCCTGCCCCGACATCTTCTGA
- the LOC124381326 gene encoding oxysterol-binding protein 1 isoform X1, which yields MSEPKAAAPAPGDTYKGWLFKWTNYIKGYQRRWFVLSNGLLSYYRTQAEMGHTCRGTINLATANIAVEDSCNFVISNGGAQTYHLKASSEVERQRWITALELAKAKAVHMHAESDDSGDDCASSPPIAGQGGGARNAEVQSTLRTLGSKVEDLSTCNDLIAKHGSALQRSLSELESIKPGVETSDKIRQVTERATLFRITSNAMINACRDFLSLAQAHSKRWQKALQSERDQRVRLEETLEQLAKQHNHLERAFRGATVLAPASGNTAVDIKGAAAAKGDASDDEENEFFDACEEFITVPADPKYHRRSGSNVSGISSEMGMDDGTTSLDEHSLTSNPESPQSQDLEPVRKRRSRIPDKPNYSLNLWSIMKNCIGKELSKIPMPVNFNEPISMLQRLSEDLEYSELLDRAGKCQSSLEQLCYVAAFTVSSYSTTVHRTGKPFNPLLGETFELDRLQESGYRSLCEQVSHHPPAAAHHVISERGWTLRQEITVASKFRGKYLSIMPLGSIHCIFEKSNNHYTWKKVTTTVHNIIVGKLWIDQSGEIDVINHRTGDRCHLKFAPYSYFSRDVARKVTGVVTDKDGKAHYVLSGTWDEKMEFSRVMQSSRGGENGAEGRQKTVYQTLKARELWKKNPLPDGAENMYYFSSLALTLNEPEEGVAPTDSRRRPDQRLMEQGLWDEANAEKQRLEEKQRIVRREREREAAQQANAEDSEALIEDSITDSPLKTGAPQDNYNALWFEQQKDVMTGEPTHIYKGGYWEAKDLGEWHACPDIF from the exons GACGCAGGCGGAGATGGGCCACACGTGTCGTGGCACTATAAATCTGGCCACAGCCAACATTGCGGTGGAGGACTCGTGTAACTTCGTGATCTCAAACGGAGGTGCTCAGACGTATCACCTGAAGGCGAGCTCGGAGGTGGAGAGACAGCGCTGGATCACGGCCCTGGAGCTCGCTAAGGCCAAAGCTGTGCACATGCACGCAGAGTCGG ATGACTCCGGGGACGATTGTGCCTCCTCTCCACCGATCGCAGGTCAGGGTGGTGGGGCTCGGAACGCCGAGGTCCAGTCCACGCTCAGAACTCTGGGCAGCAAAGTAGAAGATCTCAGCACGTGCAATGACCTTATCGCCAAACACGGCTCCGCCCTCCAAAG GTCCTTGTCCGAGCTGGAGAGCATTAAACCGGGTGTGGAGACGAGCGATAAAATCCGGCAGGTGACGGAGAGGGCCACGCTATTCCGCATCACGTCCAACGCCATGATCAAC gcatgtCGGGACTTCCTGTCTCTGGCTCAGGCCCACAGTAAGCGCTGGCAGAAAGCTCTCCAGTCCGAGCGGGATCAGAGGGTACGTCTGGAGGAGACACTGGAGCAGCTCGCTAAGCAGCACAACCATCTGGAGAGAGCCTTCAGAGGAGCCACAGTGCTTGCTCCTGCCTCTGGTAACACTGCAGTGGACATCAAag gCGCCGCTGCAGCGAAGGGTGACGCCAGCGATGACGAGGAGAACGAGTTTTTTGACGCGTGTGAGGAATTTATTACCGTCCCAGCCGACCCTAAATACCACAG GAGGTCGGGCAGCAACGTCAGCGGGATCAGCAGTGAGATGGGGATGGACGACGGCACCACGTCG CTGGACGAGCATTCGCTCACATCCAACCCGGAGTCTCCTCAGTCCCAGGATTTGGAGCCggtgaggaagaggagaagtCGAATCCCAGACAAACCGAACTACTCGCTCAACCTCTGGAGCATCATGAAGAACTGCATCGGCAAAGAGCTCTCCAAAATCCCCATGCCT GTGAACTTTAACGAGCCGATCTCCATGCTGCAGCGTCTGTCCGAGGATCTGGAGTACTCCGAGCTGCTGGACCGAGCCGGCAAGTGTCAGAGCTCCCTGGAGCAGCTGTGCTACGTAGCAGCCTTCACCGTGTCGTCGTACTCCACCACCGTACACCGTACAGGAAAACCCTTCAACCCTCTGCTGGGGGAAACCTTCGAACTCGACCGCCTGCAGGAGAGTGGATACAGGTCTCTCTGTGAGCAG gtGAGTCATCATCCTCCCGCTGCAGCTCATCACGTCATCTCTGAGCGAGGCTGGACCCTGCGCCAGGAAATCACTGTGGCCAGCAAGTTCAGGGGCAAATACCTCTCCATCATGCCCCTgg GTTCTATTCACTGTATATTTGAGAAGAGTAATAATCACTACACCTGGAAGAAGGTGACCACCACCGTGCACAACATCATCGTAGGGAAGCTGTGGATCGACCAG TCAGGAGAGATTGATGTGATAAATCACAGAACAGGAGATCGCTGTCACCTCAAATTCGCTCCCTACAGCTACTTCAGCAGAGATGTGGCCAGGAAG GTCACAGGTGTGGTGACTGATAAGGACGGTAAAGCTCACTACGTGCTCTCGGGGACGTGGGATGAAAAGATGGAGTTTTCTCGTGTAATGCAGAGCAGTCGAGGAGGAGAGAACGGGGCGGAGGGACGCCAGAAAACCGTCTACCAAACGCTCAAAGCTCGAGAACTCTGGAAGAAAAATCCTCTACC AGATGGAGCAGAGAACATGTACTACTTCTCATCACTGGCACTGACGCTAAATGAGCCCGAGGAAGGCGTGGCTCCGACAGACAGTCGGCGACGCCCCGATCAGAGACTGATGGAACAGGGGCTGTGGGACGAAGCCAACGCTGAGAAACAGAGACTGGAGGAGAAACAGCGCATTGTGAGacgggagagagagcgagaggcaGCGCAGCAGGCTAATGCTGAAGACAGCGAGG CTCTCATTGAGGACTCCATAACTGACTCGCCTCTAAAAA cAGGTGCCCCGCAGGACAACTACAACGCCCTCTGGTTCGAGCAGCAGAAAGATGTGATGACAGGAGAGCCCACTCATATCTACAAGGGGGGGTACTGGGAGGCTAAAGATCTGGGCGAGTGGCACGCCTGCCCCGACATCTTCTGA